The Candidatus Nanohalovita haloferacivicina genome has a window encoding:
- a CDS encoding TrkH family potassium uptake protein, with the protein MPVAVALYYGEATVHSFGFAAVSTAVLGLLLSYVGSSDEPTISEALYATVLGWFIAVFIGATPLLEFMSPVDAVFESTAGLTTTGISMLLAPEALPKSMLFWRAFMQWIGGLGILTFFIAVIRESGGISRRLFSAEAHKTDPGSIRPSLKKSIVELWRVYGFLTMLIMGTFIGMGMSVFDSFAHAFATISTGGFSTLGASMSAFPARIQAATVFFMFIGGVNFVLLYRFLRADIRPIRKNSEFKLYTTIFLAVSGLVAIELIGKGLSPAETLLNSTFTSAAVISSTGFSTIGVTSLSIALQALFLGVMFVGGSLGSTAGGLKVFRLKALFELLKTRLRAYSLPETAVNEPKIDGEILSNSVVRTISVLFFVWVGVIFVATLGVLVVEDVSFMAALSGTISAAGNMGPVYMEGQKMVALSPVTKSIWVVVMLAGRLEMLPLLALFNKRILKNK; encoded by the coding sequence GTGCCTGTAGCTGTTGCCCTCTACTATGGTGAGGCCACTGTCCATTCTTTTGGTTTTGCAGCGGTTTCTACAGCTGTTCTCGGCCTTCTCTTGTCCTACGTAGGTTCGTCTGATGAGCCAACTATTTCAGAGGCTCTTTACGCTACAGTGCTAGGATGGTTTATAGCTGTTTTTATCGGTGCTACGCCTTTGCTTGAGTTTATGTCGCCTGTTGACGCGGTTTTCGAGTCAACAGCAGGATTGACTACTACTGGTATCTCAATGTTGCTTGCTCCAGAGGCCTTGCCCAAATCCATGCTTTTCTGGCGCGCCTTCATGCAGTGGATTGGAGGTCTTGGAATTCTGACTTTCTTCATCGCAGTGATCAGAGAGTCTGGAGGAATTTCCCGGCGGCTTTTCTCCGCTGAGGCCCACAAGACTGATCCTGGCAGCATCAGGCCTTCTCTGAAGAAGTCTATTGTGGAGTTGTGGCGTGTTTACGGTTTCCTGACAATGCTGATTATGGGTACTTTCATTGGAATGGGTATGTCGGTTTTTGACTCATTTGCTCACGCCTTCGCCACTATTTCTACAGGAGGTTTCTCAACTCTTGGCGCAAGCATGTCAGCATTCCCTGCTAGGATACAGGCCGCGACAGTCTTCTTCATGTTTATCGGCGGAGTGAACTTTGTACTGCTTTACAGATTTCTGCGTGCAGATATCAGGCCTATCAGGAAGAACTCAGAGTTTAAACTGTATACTACTATCTTCCTGGCTGTTTCAGGCCTGGTTGCTATAGAATTAATTGGCAAAGGCCTTAGTCCAGCTGAGACTTTGCTTAATTCTACTTTTACTTCTGCTGCAGTTATCTCTTCAACAGGTTTTTCGACTATAGGTGTTACTTCACTTTCAATTGCTTTGCAGGCTCTTTTCCTTGGAGTTATGTTTGTAGGAGGTTCTCTTGGTTCTACCGCAGGAGGTCTGAAGGTTTTCCGTTTGAAGGCCTTGTTTGAGTTGTTGAAGACTCGTTTGAGGGCTTATTCTCTTCCGGAGACTGCTGTTAATGAGCCTAAGATTGATGGGGAGATATTATCTAATTCTGTGGTCAGAACTATTTCTGTACTGTTCTTTGTGTGGGTTGGTGTTATTTTTGTGGCCACTCTTGGTGTTTTGGTGGTTGAGGATGTTAGTTTCATGGCTGCTCTTTCTGGTACTATTTCTGCTGCTGGTAATATGGGGCCTGTGTACATGGAAGGGCAGAAAATGGTGGCGTTGTCGCCTGTGACTAAGAGTATATGGGTTGTGGTTATGCTGGCTGGTAGGTTGGAGATGTTGCCTTTGCTTGCATTATTTAATAAGAGAATTCTCAAAAACAAGTAG
- a CDS encoding 30S ribosomal protein S6e, which produces MKVTIGTTNGDTFQTEVEDNSQLIGNEVGDEIDGGLVGVPGYTLEITGGSDKAGFPMRKSIEGSERKRVLIEDGSGIQAEEKGIKQRKSVRGRTVSGQIEQLNTKVVEEGSKSVEEILEGDEEEE; this is translated from the coding sequence ATGAAAGTTACAATAGGTACAACAAACGGCGACACATTTCAAACAGAAGTAGAAGACAATTCTCAACTAATCGGAAACGAAGTAGGAGACGAAATCGACGGAGGCCTCGTAGGAGTTCCAGGATACACACTGGAAATTACAGGAGGATCCGACAAAGCAGGATTCCCTATGAGAAAAAGCATCGAAGGATCCGAAAGAAAAAGAGTACTAATCGAAGACGGATCAGGAATCCAGGCAGAAGAAAAAGGAATCAAACAGAGAAAATCCGTCAGAGGCCGAACAGTATCAGGCCAGATCGAACAACTCAACACAAAAGTAGTAGAAGAAGGTAGCAAGTCCGTAGAAGAAATCCTTGAAGGAGACGAAGAGGAAGAATAA
- a CDS encoding translation initiation factor IF-2 subunit gamma — translation MSEQIPEVNIGLVGHVDHGKTTLTRALSGKWTDEHSEELKKGITIKIGYADITYYRNDEGTLNVKEDGEKERTVSLVDAPGHETLMANVLSGAAIMDGAVLVIAANEECPQPQTREHLAALDIIGVENIVIVQNKIDLVDEEEARENYKEIQEFVEGTVAEDAPVIPISAQQEINIDAVLEAIDTEIQTPERDLEADGKMLVARSFDINKPGTSPEGLHGGVVGGSLVEGELEVGDEIELSPGINQDEEWRTVKTEIKSIMHGGNPVEKGTPGGLLAIETDLDPSMAKSDGLSGNILGKEGTLPETTENITVEVDLMDRAVGSEQEKEIENIKQNEPLMLNVGTSKSAGIVTQAGKKVKLDLKVPICAEEDDRIAISRQIGSRWRLIGYGKIIDKE, via the coding sequence ATGAGCGAGCAAATACCTGAGGTAAATATCGGTCTTGTAGGACACGTAGATCACGGAAAAACTACTTTGACCAGAGCACTTTCTGGAAAATGGACCGATGAACACAGCGAGGAACTGAAGAAAGGAATCACAATCAAGATCGGATACGCCGACATCACATACTACAGAAACGACGAAGGAACACTAAACGTTAAAGAAGACGGCGAAAAAGAAAGAACAGTTTCTTTAGTAGATGCACCAGGCCACGAAACACTGATGGCAAACGTCCTATCAGGAGCAGCCATCATGGACGGAGCAGTACTGGTAATCGCGGCAAACGAAGAATGCCCACAACCTCAGACAAGAGAACACCTCGCAGCACTCGATATTATTGGAGTAGAAAACATCGTAATTGTACAGAACAAGATCGACCTCGTAGATGAGGAAGAAGCCCGCGAAAACTACAAGGAAATCCAGGAGTTCGTGGAAGGAACAGTAGCAGAAGACGCACCAGTCATCCCAATCTCAGCACAGCAGGAAATTAACATTGACGCAGTCCTGGAAGCAATCGACACAGAAATACAGACACCAGAAAGAGACCTTGAAGCCGACGGAAAAATGCTAGTAGCAAGATCCTTCGACATCAACAAGCCAGGAACCTCACCGGAAGGCCTGCACGGAGGAGTAGTCGGCGGATCACTAGTAGAAGGAGAACTGGAAGTAGGAGATGAAATAGAGCTCAGCCCAGGAATCAATCAAGATGAAGAATGGAGAACTGTCAAGACAGAGATCAAAAGCATCATGCACGGAGGAAACCCTGTAGAAAAAGGAACTCCAGGAGGCCTTCTAGCAATAGAGACAGATCTCGATCCTTCAATGGCAAAATCCGACGGACTATCCGGCAATATTCTAGGAAAAGAGGGAACACTTCCAGAGACAACAGAAAACATCACTGTGGAAGTAGACCTGATGGACAGAGCCGTAGGATCCGAACAGGAGAAAGAAATCGAAAATATCAAACAGAACGAACCTCTAATGCTTAACGTCGGCACCTCAAAGTCCGCAGGCATCGTAACTCAGGCCGGAAAGAAGGTAAAACTCGATCTGAAAGTCCCTATCTGCGCTGAGGAAGACGACAGAATTGCTATTTCCCGCCAAATAGGCTCTAGATGGCGACTTATCGGCTATGGAAAAATCATCGATAAGGAATAA
- a CDS encoding mechanosensitive ion channel domain-containing protein, translating to MAGILDSALAFIMSSNTSIRVAVTLLILVLGHLTVKSFNMIYNRLWILRNDESTKKDLERKRQRLQYISYILDGLVITGALFYLNSSMTDQIITETATYIPDILTGFLVAILGVITINIFARFIEDFLKTVGVRNYFREAGLSVNAFKIVSTLIKGFLYLILLQIVLGQLGIAQSTINELVTASSWAVAFLIAGLVFYGFKDLFKNFAAGVYLKNSRIVRPGEEVKMDDETGEIKEVSLFSTTVDTNSGFTVLAPNSQIMDSNLKFKRTRSDLDTLEEITSYFVAQDPSFCGPASMEMALEIFGYRHDQKEIGEKANVEEGEGADEHVLMDSVEELTNNEVKTAWIGYDDITELDEEFKAWFNDGALIVPNFYKPEIFPDATAGHFVLSVGVEGDEILILDPSGTNGGVYYVNKDQLKEAMAEFGHKRGYIVVAPKGTTAHWRIKNDLIYADKSAYDELSKTLEARLRKILRQGRILKNSTPSSMEDYMEKWGASEKLTRIWMPEQSKQGEDKDETTENN from the coding sequence ATGGCCGGCATTCTAGATTCTGCACTAGCTTTCATCATGTCAAGCAACACCAGCATTAGAGTAGCAGTTACACTACTAATCCTAGTTCTAGGCCACCTCACAGTAAAAAGCTTCAACATGATCTACAACCGGCTATGGATACTCAGAAACGACGAATCCACCAAAAAAGACCTCGAAAGAAAAAGACAGAGACTACAGTACATATCATACATACTTGACGGCCTCGTCATAACAGGAGCCCTATTCTACCTAAACTCCTCAATGACCGATCAGATCATCACAGAAACAGCAACATACATCCCAGACATACTAACAGGATTTCTAGTAGCAATCCTAGGAGTAATAACAATAAACATATTCGCAAGATTCATAGAGGACTTCCTCAAAACAGTTGGAGTCAGAAACTACTTCAGAGAAGCAGGCCTATCAGTAAACGCATTCAAAATAGTATCAACACTCATCAAAGGATTCCTATACCTGATCCTACTACAAATAGTACTAGGCCAACTAGGAATCGCACAAAGCACAATCAACGAGCTAGTAACAGCATCATCATGGGCCGTAGCATTCCTCATCGCAGGCCTCGTATTCTACGGATTTAAAGACCTGTTCAAGAACTTCGCAGCAGGAGTATACCTCAAGAACTCCAGAATAGTAAGGCCTGGCGAGGAAGTCAAGATGGACGATGAAACAGGAGAAATCAAGGAAGTATCGCTCTTCAGCACTACGGTCGACACAAACTCAGGTTTCACAGTGCTGGCACCGAACAGCCAGATCATGGACTCAAACCTCAAGTTCAAGAGAACAAGAAGCGACCTCGACACGCTGGAAGAAATAACAAGCTACTTCGTAGCACAGGACCCATCATTCTGCGGTCCAGCATCAATGGAAATGGCCCTCGAAATCTTCGGATACAGACACGACCAGAAAGAAATAGGAGAAAAAGCAAACGTCGAAGAAGGAGAAGGAGCCGACGAACACGTCCTAATGGACTCAGTAGAAGAACTAACAAACAACGAAGTCAAAACAGCATGGATCGGCTACGATGACATCACAGAACTTGACGAAGAATTCAAGGCCTGGTTCAACGACGGAGCACTAATCGTTCCGAACTTCTACAAACCAGAAATATTCCCAGATGCAACAGCAGGCCACTTCGTACTATCAGTCGGAGTAGAAGGAGATGAAATACTCATCCTTGATCCAAGTGGAACAAACGGAGGAGTATACTACGTAAACAAAGACCAGCTGAAAGAAGCAATGGCAGAGTTCGGCCACAAGAGAGGATACATCGTGGTCGCACCAAAAGGAACAACAGCACACTGGAGAATCAAGAACGACCTAATCTACGCAGACAAAAGCGCCTACGACGAACTATCCAAGACACTGGAAGCCCGACTAAGAAAGATTCTAAGACAGGGCCGCATCCTGAAAAACTCCACACCTTCCTCAATGGAAGACTACATGGAGAAATGGGGCGCAAGCGAGAAATTAACACGAATATGGATGCCAGAACAATCAAAACAGGGGGAGGACAAAGATGAAACTACTGAAAATAACTGA
- a CDS encoding ATP-grasp domain-containing protein: MKLLKITDDKDNEQLDQHFDEVETVSIEEVAPEVRENKSDVKINGRSVEQFDAVYANIPEKNAVFGRVLLEVIEEKGIPLNYSSTSFFAMSKKNYLYSVLHEKKVSAPKTAVIADEKSARNLENYLKGPLVARKFEGFEESEEKKIDTVEDISGFTEGVEYGEQFVLFQEFSKGSKYRCLIADNEVVSLEDNSEEWSIGKDNLRYSNIPSDIEELVIDAKNSLGFKTAEVLVRDEEVIDVNPNPDLDMYAEISGKDVYKIVAEAMKDGAEE, encoded by the coding sequence ATGAAACTACTGAAAATAACTGACGACAAAGACAACGAACAACTAGACCAGCATTTCGACGAAGTAGAAACAGTAAGCATAGAAGAAGTCGCACCAGAGGTAAGAGAAAACAAATCAGACGTAAAGATTAACGGAAGATCAGTAGAACAGTTCGACGCGGTCTACGCGAACATACCTGAAAAGAACGCAGTCTTCGGCAGAGTCCTCCTGGAAGTAATAGAGGAAAAAGGAATCCCTCTGAACTACTCATCAACCTCATTCTTCGCAATGTCAAAGAAAAACTATCTTTACAGCGTGCTGCACGAGAAAAAAGTATCAGCCCCTAAAACAGCAGTTATTGCAGACGAAAAATCCGCCAGAAACCTGGAAAACTATCTGAAAGGGCCTCTAGTCGCCAGAAAATTCGAAGGCTTCGAAGAATCAGAGGAGAAAAAAATAGATACTGTAGAAGATATCAGCGGATTCACTGAAGGAGTTGAATACGGAGAACAGTTCGTACTCTTCCAAGAATTCTCCAAAGGCAGCAAATATCGATGCCTGATAGCTGACAACGAAGTAGTATCCCTAGAAGACAACTCAGAGGAATGGTCGATAGGAAAAGACAACCTGCGGTACTCAAACATTCCTAGCGACATAGAAGAACTGGTAATAGATGCAAAAAACTCTCTAGGCTTCAAAACTGCAGAAGTACTCGTAAGAGACGAAGAAGTGATAGACGTTAATCCAAATCCAGATCTGGACATGTACGCAGAAATATCAGGAAAAGACGTATACAAAATCGTGGCAGAAGCAATGAAGGATGGAGCAGAAGAGTAA
- a CDS encoding ATP-grasp domain-containing protein, with translation MKLAIIYGDVSTTHQLIIEEAEEIFDSVLAAPVDGLKMIHSEEGSKVLYKDTDLTEFDAAYVRTNDEDALFSEHLVEVLNKAGVVTQAEDESFSYSNNKFYSMKILAENNVNVPDSFYTLSPETAVDAAEELGYPIIMKTIEGAGGQGVMRASSENELKPVMDTMKSFEQDICLQEYQEHGGTDTRVIVIGNEIYAYSRSSNGDEWRSNLAAGGERKEADITPEMREAALTAVRASGFDIAGVDVIETDNGVYVLELNSAFGLYKAINETVGDNVILRLVERMHERAMEANQS, from the coding sequence ATGAAACTTGCAATAATATACGGCGATGTATCAACAACACACCAGCTGATTATCGAGGAGGCCGAAGAAATATTTGACTCCGTGCTTGCAGCACCGGTAGACGGCCTTAAAATGATACACAGCGAAGAAGGAAGCAAAGTACTTTACAAAGATACTGACCTTACAGAGTTCGACGCGGCCTACGTAAGAACCAACGACGAGGACGCGCTTTTCTCCGAGCACCTTGTAGAAGTACTGAATAAGGCCGGAGTAGTTACGCAGGCAGAGGACGAGTCCTTCTCCTACTCAAACAACAAGTTCTACAGCATGAAAATCCTGGCAGAGAACAACGTAAACGTACCCGACAGTTTCTACACTCTCTCACCTGAGACAGCAGTCGATGCAGCAGAAGAATTGGGCTACCCTATCATCATGAAGACGATCGAGGGAGCAGGAGGCCAGGGAGTAATGAGGGCAAGCTCAGAGAACGAGCTGAAACCTGTTATGGACACAATGAAGTCTTTCGAACAGGACATCTGCCTCCAGGAATATCAGGAACACGGCGGAACCGACACAAGAGTCATCGTCATAGGCAACGAAATATACGCATACAGCAGATCAAGCAACGGCGACGAATGGAGATCCAACCTCGCAGCAGGCGGAGAAAGAAAAGAAGCCGACATAACACCAGAAATGAGAGAAGCAGCCCTCACAGCAGTAAGGGCCTCAGGATTCGACATCGCAGGAGTCGACGTAATCGAAACCGACAACGGAGTCTACGTACTGGAACTAAACAGTGCGTTCGGCCTCTACAAAGCAATAAACGAGACAGTAGGCGACAACGTAATCCTCAGACTGGTAGAAAGAATGCATGAACGAGCGATGGAGGCGAACCAGAGTTGA
- a CDS encoding glutamate-cysteine ligase family protein — protein MKAGLELEFWVIDEQGELDYAKPVAERVYFASQEFSRSMIEIQTEPHEDVEELLKEAISKTEILAELAKKDGKRIVPLGTPLNSGKVEVYESERFQIEQEVIGHEVKHAGRTAGLHIHFEKEDSLRQLNTLTALDPLSALMNSSPRYQGKDLADGCRNQVYRHKACGAFPEQRELWPYMDSITEWREKREKLFEKFEKEAEKKGIKPEKFERFFQPENAVWTPVKLRENYPTVEWRAPDTALLTEVIKIVKAVKPIVQKKKRSELPDFKEVKQASEKAITQGLESREVREYIEKMGADPSDFSPMSQQLDLPEKVSREEAREIRLDVAEKLTEDLEEAKEMIG, from the coding sequence TTGAAAGCAGGCCTCGAACTGGAGTTCTGGGTCATCGACGAACAAGGAGAACTTGACTACGCCAAGCCCGTCGCAGAAAGAGTATACTTCGCATCACAGGAATTCTCACGGTCAATGATAGAAATACAGACAGAACCACACGAAGATGTAGAAGAACTATTGAAAGAGGCAATCTCCAAGACAGAGATACTTGCAGAACTAGCCAAGAAAGACGGCAAACGAATAGTACCTCTTGGAACACCTCTAAACTCAGGAAAAGTAGAAGTATACGAATCTGAGAGATTCCAGATAGAACAGGAAGTAATAGGCCACGAAGTAAAACACGCAGGAAGAACAGCAGGCCTCCACATCCACTTCGAAAAAGAAGACTCACTACGACAGCTGAACACTCTAACAGCTCTAGACCCTTTATCCGCACTAATGAACTCCTCACCACGGTATCAGGGGAAAGATCTTGCAGATGGATGCAGAAACCAGGTATACAGGCACAAGGCCTGCGGAGCATTCCCAGAACAGAGAGAACTCTGGCCCTACATGGACTCAATCACCGAATGGCGGGAGAAAAGAGAAAAACTGTTTGAAAAATTCGAGAAAGAAGCAGAGAAAAAAGGAATAAAGCCAGAAAAATTTGAAAGATTCTTCCAGCCAGAGAACGCAGTCTGGACACCCGTAAAACTGAGAGAAAACTATCCAACAGTTGAATGGCGCGCACCAGACACAGCACTCCTGACAGAAGTAATCAAAATAGTAAAAGCCGTCAAACCGATAGTCCAGAAAAAGAAGAGATCAGAACTACCAGACTTCAAAGAAGTCAAACAGGCCTCAGAAAAAGCAATAACTCAAGGCCTCGAATCCAGAGAAGTCAGAGAATACATCGAAAAAATGGGCGCAGATCCTTCAGATTTCTCACCTATGTCACAGCAACTTGATCTACCGGAAAAAGTCAGCAGAGAAGAAGCCCGAGAAATAAGACTGGACGTAGCGGAAAAATTGACAGAAGACCTGGAAGAAGCAAAAGAAATGATAGGTTAA
- a CDS encoding ATP-grasp domain-containing protein: protein MKTIGVLWDEEVTWDGEKPFDGQTNEAYGYFSERARDQGVRLVQAQYHWYEDGSLSRGWVYEDGFWSKVENVELDGVFDKFHFDEETKALKKEINNEIGILNDPELEELCKDKLLTYERFLEMMPETRPFSEENVREMLEEYGKIVLKPCYAFGGKGIHIVDDEEDLPEIEEDYIVQRFIDSSAGIEGIVEGTHDLRGIVVNGELKAGYVRYSDGEISNVSQGGSQHAVSPEDFPEQALEIIETVNDELEYRPCLFSVDLFFDENGRPWIVELNSKPGIGFYGDEEMKQQLVPVMDALVEAFKQL, encoded by the coding sequence ATGAAGACTATTGGAGTTCTCTGGGATGAGGAAGTTACCTGGGATGGAGAAAAACCTTTCGATGGCCAAACAAATGAGGCGTACGGCTACTTCTCGGAAAGGGCCAGAGATCAAGGTGTGAGGCTTGTTCAGGCCCAGTACCACTGGTATGAGGACGGTTCTCTTTCCAGGGGATGGGTGTATGAAGATGGTTTCTGGAGCAAGGTAGAGAATGTGGAGCTTGATGGTGTTTTCGACAAGTTCCACTTTGATGAAGAGACTAAGGCCCTCAAGAAGGAGATCAATAATGAGATTGGAATTTTGAATGATCCTGAGCTTGAGGAGCTCTGCAAGGATAAGTTGTTGACTTATGAAAGATTTCTGGAGATGATGCCGGAGACTAGGCCTTTTTCGGAGGAGAATGTGCGTGAGATGCTGGAGGAGTACGGTAAAATTGTGTTAAAGCCGTGCTATGCTTTCGGTGGTAAAGGAATACATATCGTAGATGATGAGGAAGATTTACCGGAGATAGAAGAGGATTATATCGTCCAGAGATTTATCGATAGCAGTGCGGGAATCGAGGGCATTGTTGAAGGCACTCATGATCTCCGAGGTATTGTTGTGAATGGAGAGCTGAAGGCCGGTTATGTTCGGTACAGTGATGGCGAGATAAGCAATGTCTCGCAGGGAGGTTCTCAGCACGCTGTCAGTCCTGAGGATTTTCCGGAACAGGCCCTGGAGATTATAGAAACTGTGAATGATGAGCTTGAGTACAGGCCCTGTCTTTTCTCGGTTGATCTGTTCTTTGATGAGAATGGAAGGCCGTGGATTGTTGAGTTGAATTCGAAGCCGGGAATCGGTTTCTACGGTGATGAGGAGATGAAGCAGCAGTTAGTGCCTGTGATGGATGCGCTGGTTGAGGCCTTTAAACAGCTTTAA
- a CDS encoding PIN domain-containing protein, translating to MTQKILLDTNFLVASFQFSFDLFEELDRLYPLHELYTLDDAVEEAKSIEGGKYGPLAEKLIEKKDIEVLETHGDGEVDDLIVDVSDEFAVATNDKELKQRLLDRGREVVIIRSGTHLEVLNRSSVGF from the coding sequence ATGACTCAGAAAATCCTGCTGGACACCAACTTCCTTGTGGCCTCATTCCAGTTCTCATTCGACCTGTTCGAAGAACTGGACAGACTATACCCTCTCCACGAGCTCTACACACTTGACGACGCAGTAGAGGAGGCCAAAAGCATCGAAGGAGGAAAGTACGGGCCTCTAGCAGAAAAGTTGATTGAAAAGAAAGATATCGAGGTCCTGGAAACCCATGGAGATGGAGAGGTAGACGACCTCATAGTAGATGTCAGCGACGAGTTCGCGGTTGCCACAAATGACAAAGAACTCAAACAGCGATTGCTGGATAGAGGCCGTGAAGTAGTGATAATCCGCAGCGGCACGCACTTGGAGGTTTTGAACCGTTCCTCGGTAGGGTTTTAA
- a CDS encoding DNA-directed RNA polymerase, translating to MYKRKTIQESVRVPPEHLGENLEESVTEGLKAETEGNIDPEVGVVLAIEEVNSVEGGEIEPEDAGVHYDVEYSALVFEPELHEVVFGEVVDVTSFGAFIRIGPFDGLCHVSQVMDEYVNHDEENGMLVSEENQFTLEDGDVVTARIIAVSLGKEDTNKINLTMRQPGLGKEEWVEQYEEEQEAEDEEGEE from the coding sequence ATGTACAAAAGAAAAACAATTCAAGAATCAGTAAGAGTTCCCCCAGAACATCTGGGAGAGAACCTGGAAGAAAGCGTCACAGAAGGCCTTAAAGCAGAAACAGAAGGAAACATTGATCCTGAAGTAGGAGTAGTACTTGCAATCGAAGAAGTTAACTCCGTAGAAGGAGGAGAAATCGAGCCTGAAGACGCAGGAGTACACTACGACGTAGAATACTCAGCACTTGTATTTGAACCAGAGCTTCACGAAGTAGTATTCGGAGAAGTAGTCGACGTCACAAGCTTCGGAGCATTCATCCGTATCGGTCCGTTCGACGGCCTATGCCACGTCAGTCAGGTAATGGACGAATACGTCAACCACGACGAAGAAAACGGAATGCTTGTATCCGAAGAAAACCAGTTCACACTCGAAGACGGAGACGTCGTAACAGCAAGAATAATCGCAGTAAGCCTTGGAAAAGAGGACACCAATAAGATCAACCTGACAATGAGACAGCCAGGCCTCGGAAAAGAAGAATGGGTAGAACAGTACGAGGAAGAACAGGAAGCAGAAGACGAAGAAGGTGAAGAATAG
- the spt4 gene encoding transcription elongation factor subunit Spt4, translating to MAEKACKNCNRIVEDATECPVCKNNDLSDSWSGLVVIYDPEDSQIAEKIGINTPGKYAIRVK from the coding sequence GTGGCCGAAAAAGCATGCAAAAACTGCAACAGAATTGTAGAAGACGCCACAGAATGCCCAGTATGTAAAAACAACGACCTATCCGACTCATGGAGCGGGCTAGTCGTAATCTACGACCCAGAAGACTCACAAATCGCAGAAAAAATCGGGATCAACACGCCCGGAAAATACGCAATCAGAGTAAAATAA
- a CDS encoding 30S ribosomal protein S27ae: protein MAKHETVAINEKYNEDGSYNGEKCPRCGSFLAEHEDRKSCGKCGYTKHQ from the coding sequence ATGGCAAAACACGAAACAGTAGCCATCAACGAAAAATACAACGAAGACGGAAGCTACAACGGAGAAAAATGCCCAAGATGCGGCAGCTTCCTAGCCGAACACGAAGACCGCAAAAGCTGCGGAAAGTGCGGCTACACAAAACACCAGTAA
- the kae1 gene encoding KEOPS complex N(6)-L-threonylcarbamoyladenine synthase Kae1 codes for MKVLGIESTAHTLGIGIVDEEEIHANVKSMFEPEEGGIHPRKASEHHYQHALEKINEAEAKTDFQLEDLDAIAFSQGPGIPQCLDVGAVLARTLSKKYEIPLIGVNHCLAHISIGIRTTEAENPTTLYISGGNSQILDLRSGRYRVVGETLDIALGNALDKLARKLGYPHPGGPEIERLAEETDEIIEMSYPIKGMDFSFSGLTTEAERKIDQVDDEVLTNSFQEHAYSAAVEALERAMAQEESTEALLTGGVAMNSRLREMVELMCEQRDAEAYFPPHEFCMDNGAMIAHQGLIELKAGRQTSIENSSKKPNWRPDQVEVEWGI; via the coding sequence ATGAAAGTACTAGGCATTGAGTCAACAGCCCACACACTCGGCATCGGAATAGTCGATGAAGAAGAGATACACGCAAATGTCAAGTCGATGTTCGAGCCAGAGGAAGGCGGAATACACCCGAGGAAGGCCTCAGAGCACCACTACCAGCATGCACTGGAGAAGATCAACGAGGCAGAGGCCAAGACAGATTTCCAGCTGGAAGACCTCGATGCCATAGCATTCTCTCAAGGGCCTGGAATACCTCAATGCCTTGACGTAGGAGCTGTACTTGCAAGAACGTTATCGAAAAAATACGAGATTCCTCTAATCGGCGTTAACCACTGCCTGGCACATATCTCTATCGGAATCAGAACTACGGAGGCCGAAAACCCAACCACACTCTACATTTCAGGCGGCAATTCCCAGATACTAGACCTCAGATCAGGCCGATACAGAGTTGTAGGAGAGACTCTGGACATTGCACTCGGTAACGCTCTGGACAAACTAGCCCGGAAACTAGGCTACCCTCATCCAGGAGGCCCGGAGATCGAAAGACTAGCGGAAGAGACAGACGAGATAATTGAAATGAGCTACCCGATCAAGGGAATGGACTTCTCCTTCTCAGGCCTGACAACAGAGGCAGAAAGAAAAATCGATCAGGTAGATGATGAGGTACTTACCAACAGCTTCCAGGAACACGCATACTCAGCAGCGGTGGAAGCACTTGAAAGAGCGATGGCCCAGGAAGAAAGCACCGAGGCCCTGCTCACAGGAGGAGTAGCAATGAACTCCCGGCTTAGAGAGATGGTGGAGCTTATGTGCGAGCAGCGAGATGCAGAAGCATACTTCCCTCCACACGAATTCTGCATGGACAACGGAGCAATGATCGCACACCAGGGATTAATCGAGTTAAAGGCCGGAAGACAGACAAGTATAGAAAACTCAAGTAAAAAACCGAACTGGAGGCCTGACCAGGTGGAAGTAGAATGGGGGATTTAG